ATAAAGGAGATGAGATAAATGATGTCAGCACTGCACACTTTGTTCAGGGTTAAACTTTAAATCATTTTGTCGCTCAtcactttgtattttcttcactttgaatagtcacatttcttgttttgttttggggttttttttgttacagttaATGAGTGCTGGAGTTGGTCAGTACCCATCTCTGTACTCGACCCCTGTTCATGCAGAGTCTGGCAAGTGGGATGCTCTGGTCAAGGCCAGTGAGAGTCTGTTAAAGGAGAAGGAGCTTATCATCGAAAGGCAAGTGTTTCTAATAGTTGTACTACCCCTCCCTTATCGCAATCCTGGGGTCTATGCAGACTGtagtttttccacatttttgccattttattttattgtggttcttgtgttgatgatggtCAAACCTGTATATGatgcagacaaaaacagcaTATGGCCCAGTTGGAACAGCGTCTGAGGGAAAGTGAGCTTCAAGTCCATGGAGCCCTCCTAGGCCGAGGGGCTTCCTATGGGGATATGTGTATGCTGCGCCTTCAGGTTGGTAAAACATGCTCTAGCTCCCATAAACCAAACTGAGAACAGTGTGACACTGTCAATACCCTCTACTGACGATTTACCCTCAAGAGCCTTCATGAATACTTTTGTATCACATGGTGACTTCACAGGAGGCTCAAAGGGAGAATGCTTTCTTGAGGGCACAGTTTAGTGAACGCACAGACTGTATTGCCCTGGAGAAAGTAGAGGCAGAACGCAGACTGGGGGCAGTTGAGGCTGAGACACGGCGACTAACAGAGAGTCTGAAAGAAACCTGTGAGAGACatgcagaggaaatgaagaaacaggaagagagggtTTGTACTTCCCTGTCACCTCTTCCTAATGTACACCGTTGCAAGCAAGAGAACCACAAAGTGACATGAATATTAAATGACAGCGATAATTAATATCTGAGTTTACAAGCAGTTTACTTTGCTTCCATTTTATCCCATTCAACCATACGTCTGCCTGTAGATCCGCAGTCGAGACAAGCACATCAACAACTTGAAGAAGAAGTGTCAGAAAGAGGCTGAGCTGAAGAGAGAGAACCAACAGCGAATTGAGACCCTGGAGCGTTATCTAGCTGACCTACCCACTTTGGAGGACTACCAGAGCCAGAACAAGCAGGTTAGGACAGCTCTgcttacatttttacatttcagttccTGTCTGTTGTGATTTATCTGTTAAAATCATTGCGCTTTGTGGACTTTTCAGCTGCTGGAGGCTGAACAGCAGGCAGCTGAGCTAcaagagaaagtaaaagaacTGGAGGTCTGTCTAGAGACAACTCGCTCACAGCTGCGAGAAAAAGATGCACAGCTGGAGGATCAGAAACACAAGGAGAGAGACCTGCTGACCACCATTACAGAGTATGTGGCCACGGTCTTCACTTTGCACACACTCTCTGCACAAAGAGACAGTATTAACTGTGCATAACGtgtggtcttgttttttttatttttgtcatcagTATGCAGCAGCGGGTACAGCAGGGCCTTGAGGATGGAGCCCGACTGCCTTCTCTGGATATGGAGAAgctcagaggagaaaacaacgCTTTGAGAGAGGAACAGCAAAGACTTAAAAaggtctgttgtttgtttgttgctgtgtaTTCTGTCTTACCCAGCCATATAAGTGCACTGGTTTAAATTATGCTACGTTTCCGAAATTGCAGTGTGGAAATTGTTCTCATACTGTGCAATTTAactgtagctctgctgctgacatTCTTGACCTCAAGTAACTCCAGCTTCTAAAAGCTGATCAGACTGTGCGAGCTAGGGGGAAACATATATTCAGTTAAATTTGAATCAACGAGAAGTGATCACTTCTGTGGAGTAGAGGTTCTGTATGTTGTGGTTAAAGTCTCTAGcataaaactgtttaattaaagagaaggttatttttattctgttagaaataataattgtaaGTCTGGTCATTCCTATCACAGCTtagcattttatcattttaatgtcTTATTTACTGTGCTTTCTGTGCTGGTCTGTGCTTCACCTGCACAGATCTTCAGTTTAGCAATGTACATTATACAGCCAGGTTTATGACACTTCACTGTCCCTTTTTAAGTAGGAAATTGTTTTTAAGctcatctgttgtttttgcagGTCATCGAGAAGCAACACAGAATGATGGAACAGCTTGGCTCCCAGATCCAGGTGTGTAcctcttcaaaataaagtttaattatttgcgtagtttaatgttttatttataatctcTAAACATTTCAATGTGTGCCTGCAGGCTTTGGAGGAGCAGATCTCTCAGGAAGAGAGCAGCTCTCAGGCTCTTAGAGAAGAGGTGCTAGTCAAAGAGCAGAATGTGTTGGAACTCCACACAGCTATGAAGGAGGTGAGACGGGCTAGTACAGGAACATTACAGTAGGATAATGCAGCAAACCTTGAACTGACCTTGACTTTTAACATTGATGCTTAACGCTGTGTTCCAGCTGTCAGCCCAGAACCAGGAACTGATGGAGCAGAATCTGACACTCCAGGAGCAGAAGAGCACCAGCCAGGCTTCCTCCGCTCTGCAGCCAGCTGGGGCTCGGCTCACACAGAGGCTTCATCTAGAGATTGCCTCCTGCCTCAGTGACCTGCGCTCCTTGTGCAGCATTTTGACCCAGAGAGCTCAGGGACAAGACCCCAACCTCTCCCTGCTGCTCGGTCTCACGTGTAAGTACTTCTTAATGTTCTCTTGTGTTAATATAgtacattataataaaatgtttcaagATCTTTGAAGTGTTGTGAGAAGTTTATAAAAGTTGTACAGCTTAAACAAtcaattgtgttttcttttctcagctCCCCAACCAGTGGCAGGGCAGGAGGAGGACTGGATGAGTCCAGAAGTGCTGCAGAAGAAGCTTGTCGAGGCTCAACAGCTCCGCCGAGATGTTGAGGAACTTCGTAATGTAATTCTGGACCGTTACGCACAGGACATGGGAGAAAACTGCATCACCCAATAACCTTGCTACTAGCACAGGTGATGAAGGACACTTGCAGCACTCCACTTCTAGAAAAGACTTGTCTACTCCGCCTATTTGCTGAATGTCACAAAGAGGACtgaattttaatttacttaaaacGAGGACAGAGGAAAGCCCTAATGGTTTAGCTTCTACTTCACTCGACTGAACATGGAGTCTCAAGCCTGCCTGTAGCTCAGAACCCTCCCACCCTCCGGTGAGTTCTTCTATTTCTGTCCAAGGGCTAATAGAAAATAACTTACCTCTAATACTTGATCCTTTAAgcattgtgcgtgtgtgtgcgcgtgtgtgtttcAATAATAATGACTTGATATGGTCAGTTACCAAACAGTCTTACACGTTTTGTTCCTCGCTAGTGAATAACTATTTGTGTAGAAGTCCCACAAATGTTACTTATTTAAATCTTAATTTCCCACCTGAGGGGAATTATGCTAGGAGTGGTTGACAAtcaactgaaaatattttaactgaATTCACAAAGAGATGTTGCTATCATGCCATTATTTAAAATGGCGAACACTGTAACATTAGACTGGGGTTTAATACCAAATCAGCTTCTCACACCAACAGGCCTAAAACTGTTTTCTTACCAAAGACAACTCTGGTCAAAGCTGTTGTGCAACTTTGTGATCGTTTTTGAATGTTTCTCTTTGCTGCAGGCCTTGTTCTGAACAATTACCAACGTGCCTTTGTGTCATGCTTGCAGCCACAAAGCTAGTTCAATTTCGACCAACCACAAAGGGCTGTTTGCGGCTGACTCTTCCAATATGAACCTTTCTCTGAGTGTATCAACCAGTAGGACAGTTAATACATTCCCTGACTCTGAATGTAGCAGAAACTTTGGGCCATGTCACAGACTCTCACGCACTCTCGTGGAGGCCCCCACTCCATTTTTGTTCCTGGTAGATGGCGTAAAGTTCAATGAACCTCATTAGTCTGGGTGATTTCTGtaaaagcagctctgtgtggaTGAATAACGACAgagtatactgtacatttcaggTTGATAATGGCTTAGAGTGGTTAACTGATAAATGTATGACTGAGAAACAGTATTATTCttcagtattatttattttatgtttgcatttgaCAACTCGGTGTGAAAAGCATTCTGGGTCCTCCTAATGTGTTGCTGtaataatgtgttaatgtgtttgagCATCCACTCCGTGTAAAGGTCCCATGATGTGacttttgtactgtatgttttttgtttttttttctctggtgtTTCATGTGTGATAGTGTGTTGGGGAGCGTTTTAATAGTTATGCAGATACTTCACCTTCTTCAGTTGGAAGAGGAAGATAATTTAATCCTACATGGTGATGTTGGGAGGGGTTGGCTGGATCATCCCCTAAATCACTGAGCACATTTACTGGATGGAATTTTATATTTGCTCAGTGCAGAATAagccatttttaaaaagtgacactTATAAAAAATATGCAACAGTGACgtttttttacataaattataCAGAGCAACACTCCCAGGGACACAAGCcattttttgttgttcatttcatGGGACCTTTAAACTCAAGTAGCACAAGATCTGTTTGGAAAGTACAGCTCCACATGCCTTAACATCTCAAATGTTTTGAAAAAGGGAAGAagatgtttatattttcatacttttgtccttgtttgtatttgcatattttagaaataaaggTTTTCAACAGTTTCTTGGGTCTTAACTGCTGTATCTTCACACTTTCTCTGCATAAAACCACAGCCGCCTGCTTATAATAGCTAGCGATGTACTGATTGGACACACTCGATCAGTATCAACCCTGATACCTTTCTTGAGCACATCAGGTATTAAGGCTGGCTGTTTTACATTCCACTGTTTCTGCTATCCCTTATATTGATTCAGTCACGGTGGACCACCTACTCAGTTTTTAGTGCAGCATGTCTTCATGTTTCCAAGCAAGAGCAAAAAGGTTGGATCAGTGCATCCATACCTAACAACAGGGGTTTGTATA
This genomic stretch from Anabas testudineus chromosome 16, fAnaTes1.2, whole genome shotgun sequence harbors:
- the cep85 gene encoding centrosomal protein of 85 kDa produces the protein MKTSQRYFESKPAARFADMEWQTPAVSEKFQSRFGRRPGTSDSGDTGLGTSASDSAEDFCSSNSSPSFQPIRSQIPIPTAHVMPSTAGAPASKPKSCVQEDILSSVDGHRSSSGSRTPSTSKSSSLSKSASSPNLDAPTGVGGDPVGPKPDCLSRYRSLVNGLDHSLFPPDHSRVDEGQRFDTPAVEPTLNQSALLGGLCPDVRLRLQTTGIRDTPDCESYRGGMEHSYKVLPEVRPGVPCTAETSNQRGSQPGAAGSAGVYSSPLSLQTQTLLREHAGSKGYESLRQDRCSDLSSWQQQQQHKQQLDTLRLQVEQMQLMSAGVGQYPSLYSTPVHAESGKWDALVKASESLLKEKELIIERQKQHMAQLEQRLRESELQVHGALLGRGASYGDMCMLRLQEAQRENAFLRAQFSERTDCIALEKVEAERRLGAVEAETRRLTESLKETCERHAEEMKKQEERIRSRDKHINNLKKKCQKEAELKRENQQRIETLERYLADLPTLEDYQSQNKQLLEAEQQAAELQEKVKELEVCLETTRSQLREKDAQLEDQKHKERDLLTTITDMQQRVQQGLEDGARLPSLDMEKLRGENNALREEQQRLKKVIEKQHRMMEQLGSQIQALEEQISQEESSSQALREEVLVKEQNVLELHTAMKELSAQNQELMEQNLTLQEQKSTSQASSALQPAGARLTQRLHLEIASCLSDLRSLCSILTQRAQGQDPNLSLLLGLTSPQPVAGQEEDWMSPEVLQKKLVEAQQLRRDVEELRNVILDRYAQDMGENCITQ